The following are from one region of the Littorina saxatilis isolate snail1 linkage group LG2, US_GU_Lsax_2.0, whole genome shotgun sequence genome:
- the LOC138960147 gene encoding uncharacterized protein — protein MSVFARRSSGYKAGVILHFMGCILFIVGFSSPNWTAVSVSLVAHYPVYDPMPMASLWPGGQMVRQGHQGLWSTCMQDNAGHMKCEPAGDKTHDWFLAVRALQCLGMIGLVASSCYVIMLNWVKDDHVHNRLVEIVAGASGLLGLIGTIAYAVNTTVGGNSPIWPGQLVDHWTDYYPQYATSHVSWALAVDLCGCLLSTVAAIIVAAHNKALLPLASPTAVGPPPHSPTDASNSYIMTTRGAPPPHPPPPQASFRMNQHQPPQTSAPSVRVFVMPSTPDAVAPASVPGPPAYEAQYPMTVGNQALSATTTSAFEAQYPTAVGNQAAIAPTTPSYEAQYPTAVGNQAPFAATTPALVGANGVSFAELEELPVNLPASPPSYTALATPAVESKAGPPTSFVN, from the exons ATGTCCGTGTTCGCAAGACGGTCCAGCGGCTACAAGGCGGGAGTGATCCTCCATTTCATGGGCTGCATACTCTTCATCGTCGGCTTTTCCTCGCCCAACTGGACAGCGGTCAGCGTGTCCCTTGTGGCTCACTACCCAGTCTACGACCCTATGCCCATGGCTAGCCTGTGGCCAGGGGGTCAAATGGTGAGGCAGGGACACCAAGGCTTGTGGTCAACTTGTATGCAGGACAACGCTGGACATATGAAGTGTGAACCCGCGGGCGACAAAACGCATG ATTGGTTCCTAGCGGTGAGAGCGTTGCAATGCCTGGGCATGATCGGTCTGGTTGCTTCCTCCTGCTACGTCATCATGCTGAATTGGGTCAAGGACGACCACGTTCACAACAGACTGGTCGAGATCGTCGCTGGAGCATCCG GACTGCTCGGTCTGATCGGAACAATAGCCTACGCGGTCAACACCACAGTCGGAGGGAACAGTCCGATTTGGCCTGGTCAGTTGGTTGACCACTGGACCGACTACTACCCGCAGTACGCCACTAGCCACGTGTCGTGGGCCTTAGCCGTTGACCTGTGCGGATGTCTGCTGTCCACTGTGGCCGCCATTATCGTCGCTGCCCACAACAAGGCGCTGCTGCCCTTG GCAAGCCCTACTGCCGTGGGCCCACCGCCGCATTCACCCACCGACGCCAGCAACAGCTACATCATGACCACCAGAGGAGCTCCACCACCACACCCACCACCACCGCAAGCCTCCTTCCGCATGAACCAGCACCAACCACCTCAGACTTCAGCCCCCAGTGTACGAGTCTTCGTCATGCCTTCAACCCCTGATGCAGTGGCCCCTGCCTCGGTGCCCGGGCCTCCCGCCTACGAAGCCCAGTACCCCATGACAGTTGGAAATCAAGCGCTCAGCGCAACCACAACATCTGCGTTCGAAGCCCAGTACCCCACGGCAGTTGGAAATCAAGCGGCTATCGCTCCCACCACGCCTTCGTACGAAGCCCAGTACCCCACGGCAGTTGGAAATCAAGCGCCTTTCGCTGCCACAACGCCTGCACTTGTTGGGGCGAACGGCGTGAGCTTTGCAGAGTTGGAGGAGTTGCCGGTTAATCTCCCGGCCTCTCCTCCCTCTTATACAGCTCTTGCTACTCCGGCTGTTGAAAGCAAGGCAGGGCCACCTACGTCCTTCGTGAACTGA
- the LOC138954772 gene encoding uncharacterized protein, which yields MSVFARRSSGYKAGVILHFMGCILFIVGFSSPNWTAVSVSLVGHYPVYDPMPMASLWPGGQMVRQGHQGLWSTCMQDNAGHMKCEPAGDKTHDWFLAVRALQCLGMIGLVASSCYVIMLNWVKDDHVHNRLVEIVAGASGLLGLIGTIAYAVNTTVGGNSPISPGQLVDHWTDYYPQYATSHVSWALAVDLCGCLLSTVAAIIVAAHNKALLPLASPTAVGPPPHSPTDASNSYIMTTRGAPPPHPPPPQASFRMNQHQPPQTSAPSVRVFVMPSTPDAVAPASVPGPPAYEAQFPMTVGNQALSATTTSAFEAQYPTAVGNQAAIGAPTTPSYEAQYPTAVGNQAPFAATTPALVGANGVSFSELEELPVNLPASPPSHTALATPAVESKAGPPTSFVN from the exons ATGTCCGTGTTCGCAAGACGGTCCAGCGGCTACAAGGCGGGAGTGATCCTCCATTTCATGGGCTGCATACTCTTCATCGTCGGCTTTTCCTCGCCCAACTGGACAGCGGTCAGCGTGTCCCTTGTGGGTCACTACCCAGTCTACGACCCTATGCCCATGGCTAGCCTGTGGCCAGGGGGTCAAATGGTGAGGCAGGGACACCAAGGCTTGTGGTCAACTTGTATGCAGGACAACGCTGGACATATGAAGTGTGAACCTGCGGGCGACAAAACGCATG ATTGGTTCCTAGCGGTGAGAGCGTTGCAATGCCTGGGCATGATCGGTCTGGTTGCTTCCTCCTGCTACGTCATCATGCTGAATTGGGTCAAGGACGACCACGTTCACAACAGACTGGTCGAGATCGTCGCTGGAGCATCCG GACTGCTCGGTCTGATCGGAACAATAGCCTACGCGGTCAACACCACAGTCGGAGGGAACAGTCCGATTTCACCTGGTCAGTTGGTTGACCACTGGACCGACTACTACCCGCAGTACGCCACTAGCCACGTGTCGTGGGCCTTAGCCGTTGACCTGTGCGGATGTCTGCTGTCCACTGTGGCCGCCATTATCGTCGCTGCCCACAACAAGGCGCTGCTGCCCTTG GCAAGCCCTACTGCCGTGGGCCCACCGCCGCATTCACCCACCGACGCCAGCAACAGCTACATCATGACCACCAGAGGAGCTCCACCACCACACCCACCACCACCGCAAGCTTCCTTCCGCATGAACCAGCACCAACCACCTCAGACCTCAGCCCCCAGTGTACGAGTCTTCGTCATGCCTTCAACCCCTGATGCAGTGGCCCCTGCCTCGGTGCCCGGGCCTCCTGCCTACGAAGCCCAGTTCCCAATGACAGTTGGAAATCAAGCGCTCAGCGCAACCACAACATCTGCGTTCGAAGCCCAGTACCCCACGGCAGTTGGAAATCAAGCGGCTATCGGCGCTCCCACCACGCCTTCGTACGAAGCCCAGTATCCCACGGCAGTTGGAAATCAAGCGCCTTTCGCTGCCACAACGCCTGCGCTTGTTGGGGCGAACGGCGTGAGCTTTTCAGAGTTGGAGGAGTTGCCGGTTAATCTCCCGGCTTCTCCTCCCTCTCATACAGCTCTTGCTACTCCGGCTGTTGAAAGCAAGGCAGGGCCACCTACGTCCTTCGTGAACTGA
- the LOC138954781 gene encoding proteoglycan 4-like, which produces MAANLLLLDELFFSDDSDAEYAYNMELTSQPWLSRSRPPVGEENLATNKSTWLATDKYNWSASDTECNWPTTDKCNWPTTDKCNWPTTDKCNWPTTDKCNWPTTDKCNWPTTDKCNWPTTDKCNWPTTDKCNWPTTDKCNWPTTDKCNWPTTDKCNWPTTDKCNWPTTDKCNWPTTDKCNWPTTDKCNWPTTDKCNWPTTDKCNWPTTDKCNWPTTDKCNWPTTDKCNWPTTDKCNWPTTDKCNWPTTDKCNWPTTDKYS; this is translated from the exons ATGGCTGCCAATTTGTTGCTGTTGGACGAGTTGTTCTTTAGTGATGATAGTGATGCGGAGTACGCCTACAATATGGAGT TAACTTCACAACCATGGCTCTCCAGGTCGCGACCACCAGTCGGGGAGGAAAAT CTTGCAACTAACAAGAGCACCTGGCTTGCAACTGACAAATACAACTGGTCTGCATCTGACACTGAATGCAACTGGCCTACAACTGACAAGTGCAACTGGCCTACAACTGACAAGTGCAACTGGCCTACAACTGACAAGTGCAACTGGCCTACAACTGACAAGTGCAACTGGCCTACAACTGACAAGTGCAACTGGCCTACAACTGACAAGTGCAACTGGCCTACAACTGACAAGTGCAACTGGCCTACAACTGACAAGTGCAACTGGCCTACAACTGACAAGTGCAACTGGCCTACAACTGACAAGTGCAACTGGCCTACAACTGACAAGTGCAACTGGCCTACAACTGACAAGTGCAACTGGCCTACAACTGACAAGTGCAACTGGCCTACAACTGACAAGTGCAACTGGCCTACAACTGACAAGTGCAACTGGCCTACAACTGACAAGTGCAACTGGCCTACAACTGACAAGTGCAACTGGCCTACAACTGACAAGTGCAACTGGCCTACAACTGACAAGTGCAACTGGCCTACAACTGACAAGTGCAACTGGCCTACAACTGACAAGTGCAACTGGCCTACAACTGACAAGTGCAACTGGCCTACAACTGACAAGTGCAACTGGCCTACAACTGACAAGTACAGCTGA